The Sporosarcina sp. 6E9 genome segment CGACAAGCGTTTGAGTCAGGTTCAGTATATGTAGTCGCGGTTGGGACAACGATGATTGCCAATACTTTTTCAACTTTTATCAAATCGGTAGATGCGTCTAAAGAATAGATATATTTGAGGAGGATTGGCAAATGATCACTTCGATCAAGAATTTGGTGCTTGGGTATGAAAAAAAACTGTTTTCTCCAACTGAAATCACAGAATGGTATCTAAAGAGAATTAGAAATTTGGATTCGGAGATTCACTCATACATCACAATAACGGAAGAAACAGCTCTTCAACAGGCAAAAAAAGCAGAAGCTAAAATGAATGCCGGGATTGTCGGAAGGTTGTTAGGGGTTCCAATTTCATATAAAGATTCAATCGATACAAAAGGTATATTAACTACAAACGGATCAAGAGTTGATGCAAAACGAGTCCCAAATAAAAATGCTGATATTGTTTCAGTGCTAGAACAAGAAGGTACCATTTTACTAGGGAAAAATAATATGTATGAGTATGGAGCAGGAATTGATTCTAAAAATCCGTACTTTGGTGACATAGTCAACCCATGGAATCCCAAAAAGACAGCCGGTGGCTCAAGTAGTGGTTCAGCGGTGGCAATAGCTACGAATTTAAGTTTAGCATCTATCGGGACTGATACATCTGGATCAATTCGAGTACCAGCATCTTGTTGTGGTGTAATAGGAATAAAACCAACAAAAAAGCTCATGAGTATGAAGGGGATGATGCCCTTGTCGTGGACGCTGGATCATGCTGGAATAATCACAAGTAATATTGAAGACACAGCGATTATTCTTCAAACGCTTTATGGAATACATTACTCTAAAGA includes the following:
- a CDS encoding amidase, with the translated sequence MITSIKNLVLGYEKKLFSPTEITEWYLKRIRNLDSEIHSYITITEETALQQAKKAEAKMNAGIVGRLLGVPISYKDSIDTKGILTTNGSRVDAKRVPNKNADIVSVLEQEGTILLGKNNMYEYGAGIDSKNPYFGDIVNPWNPKKTAGGSSSGSAVAIATNLSLASIGTDTSGSIRVPASCCGVIGIKPTKKLMSMKGMMPLSWTLDHAGIITSNIEDTAIILQTLYGIHYSKDFSPELVGVRIGIPSDYFNENIDNKVKTMYEKAIQQMVELGATLVEVNTSFLEDVVSVSRTIGTSEMGIVHQESYSTNSHLYSEEMIKTFKKGHAISSFDYLNALQRKSEWSYKVSELFSLVDVIVTPTMPIVTPDSDAKEEVFENESIGDCMVRFTNIFNITGHPALSLPTSDKIEGTPFGLQIIADYHREDQLLNVGYAYEQYALNSLYADRQFLF